DNA from Yamadazyma tenuis chromosome 5, complete sequence:
AAGAACTGGAAGTCATCCAAGCCCACCTTCTTTCTCCGGCGTCTAGAGGCCTTGTGTGGAGACGATTTTTCCTTTTTCTCAGCAGGAACAAGCTGTTCAGGGACTTGTGAGGCATACTTTTCTGGCTGGTGCGTGTAGTCGAATTCTTCGGGAGCAAAAGGATTGCTGGGTTCTGGTTGTGCCAAAAGTTCTTCAGACTTTGTAGACATGAATGTGTAGTCTCCAGGAAATtcctgctgctgctgttgttgaagaggAGGAGGGGGTGGTCTTCTTGCTTGCAGTTTGTAAGGATGCTCCGAAGTGGAGACAGGTACTTGGTACTGATCTGGAATAGCTGTAGGTAGTGTGTGGTTGAATCTGTCTTGTTCATCGTATGGGTCACCGAACTTATCAACACCTCTACCTATTTGTTCAGTAGAACCTCCTGATTTTTCGTAGTGTTGAGGGAACTGATGGTGTTGAGGAGTAGGTGGAAGCAGGTGTTGGTATGGTGAAACTGGAGGAGCAGCAACTGCGGTGGAACCAGAGCCAGAAGTGTCAGAAGAAACCGAAGACAAAGCTTTATGGCCGAGGTTGATCGGCTCCATAGGAGGGAACCCAGTCCTAGATTTAAGGGGCTTTGTTGCCTTCGGAGTAGGTTTGGGGGTGGACTTGATGGTGGAAAGAATCTTATTAGCCATATCCATAGACATTCCACAGAAATCGGGAACCAAGTGAGTACACTGGGTATGGCACATGACACCACATTCGGTGCACTTCCTGACATTCTTTCTTCCCCAGGGTAAGATATAACCACAATGGCAACACCACTTTGTCCCTCTGTTAGCGGTGGGCTCAAACCGATGAGGAATCCTGTGGTTCAACTTCGCTTCGTCCGAGTCAAGATCAGCACTAGACTTAGAAATACATTTGGTGACGACCTTCTGATAACACTTCCGATGACATAAGAGACGACAATCCTGGCACTGGAATCCCGTGTAACGCAAAAATTCTCCACAAAGGGAGCAGCACATAATGTTGTAGAACTGTTTCTGCACAAACTGATGGCCGTGTTGATCGAAAAcctcttctttttttgCCCTAATAGCACCTTGACGTCCCAAAGCTCCCATGAACTGTTTTcttgatgagttggacttgtcaAAACTTAGAGTGACGAGCATTTGTCCCACTGGCTCGAGATTAATCCAGGTACTAACAGACACTCTTGGTGAATCAGAGGTAGATTGGACTGGAGGAGAGGGAACTGGCACCGGGTTCAGAGATCCAAAAGAATCACCGTAGGAGCCAGTTCCTGAATTGGCACCAGCACCGAAGGCATTACCAGATCCAGGACCCTGGTAGTCAGAAGCGGAGGCAGCCGACGCAGTAACCCATCCCTCATTTCCATCATTTGCAACCTTTTTCTTTCTAAGTTCTTCAGCGATATCACTTAATAAAGCCCAAGCCACGGCTACAGGAACCAAAGCAGAACCGGACTTGTCGTATACAGCAAGCTCAAGTTCATGGCTCTTGTCGATATCGATCACAAATTCTTCGTTCCATTTCCCATTACGGCTAGGCTTGGTTTTGGCTCTTTCCACATCATCCACCTTGACACAAACCAAGGACTCTGGCCGTTTCAGAAACATTGGCAGAGCAATGTGATCAATATCCCGAACACACGTGATTGTCACGTACAACTTCCCCAGAAGCGGACGACGGGCATACTTGGGGGTATTCATCATCTCCATGTCACGAGTCACCTCTTCCACATCGATGTGCATGTCCTGGTACCGCTTCAACGCCTTATTGAGCAATTGAATCCGCTGGTCGCTTTCAACACGACCGCCTTCGGCGGCTATCGAGCTGCTTTTGTCACCGTCCATCAAGTAAAGTTGGCTGATTTTCTCGTTGGCAGCCTTATATTGATTTTCCACCTGGAGTTTGAACTGCAATTGTTGTACCATGTATTGAATCCGGTGGCCCAATGAAGGCCCATCATACTTGATGAGATCGAACCTCGAATACACCGGACGATGGCCATTTTGCTGTTGGGGTGGTTGTTCGGATTGCTGTTTTTGTTGCAAAGATAACTTCGATAGAGTTTCTTGCAAATAATCGATATTCGATTGGGTTTCACGGATCTGATTATTGCACCGTTGGATGACCTctgagttggtggtggttcGTTTAAGCGATTGGAACCCttggatcaacttggtttcTCTATCGATTTTGGCTCGAATGTCGTCCAAGACTTTTGAGTTTCCTTGGGACATTGAGAACAGTGTGAGACGGGAAAAACAAGGAGGAGGGTGAATCAGACAGTCAGATTCAGAAAATGGGTCGAACTACACGAAACACTGGATTTTTGAAAGGATATATTGATGTATAGGCAACAGACCCTCAGCGATTTGGTTTGTGTTGACAGCCCGATTTGCGCGCTAGAAACGCTAAAAAAAAACAGAGCAGTCGTGCAGAGAGCTGGGAAGGGGCACGACCAGTGGTAGGTGGGATGTATCCCCATGAGTGATATAATTGGTAGCTGGTCAAGAGAATAAGAGATTCGCCAAGGAGGATGGGACTGGGAGTCCAAGAAGTATTTGGCTCAATAGGAAAGCATGAATTTTTCTTAATTAACTCAATTATTTCTTGATTAGGAAGTCTACACATGAATGATAATTAAATAGCGAATTATTATATGATCTAGTTCTATTAGTACATTGTGCATGGGTGCGTGGGTCAGATGAATTTTAAATGCATGGTTAAATGGTTCATTCGTGGTTATAAGCTGTTACACTGACAACTGCAATCTGGCACTGGACAAACATAATGCTTAGCGAACCACTCCTCAGCATGGAATGCATGGCAGCCGTGGTTGCAACTCAAGCAGAAACTGAACCATTCCCTGAACCTGTTCTCTATGAGAGACGCCGATGCCGGTGTAACCAGGGTTTCAAAGGGCACAGGTGTTCCAAGCGAAAGAAGACACACCGAACACCGGGGAAGTTGTGCTCCACAGTGGGGACATGAATTTGTATCATTACGAGTGGCTCTGCGTGGTGGAAGTTGGGGCTTGGGTTTGGACTGGCCCCTAGTTGAAAGGTTCTTGGAACACCTTGGACATTGGAGGTACACCTGTTTAGGAACGGCCGAAAGGGTAGGCACACCTGTAGAGGTTCGGGAGAGTCTTGTGCGATGGACATCGAAGGTGGCTCTGGTCTTAAAAAGACTCCAGCTGTTAAGGAGGCCTCTGTACGAATCGATCCAGTGGTCGATACGCCTGTCAACAAGATACCGGGGAGACCCAAATGAGGCCATCAACGCAGCCGTTTGCACGTCACTGGTACGATCAACGTACAGCTGGAGCAAGTCGACTCCACGCCCAGTGATTCCCGTTAACATCAACCCTTCCAACTCTCCTTTAGTTACCACATAGTCGGCAAGACGATGCAAGTAGACCGTCAAGTCCTTGTCGGAAAGGAACCGAAGGGCCACTCCAAGCCGTTCTCTCAACGGCAAACTGTGCTCATCCAACACGTCCCACCAGTCATTATCGGCAATGAACGCAAATATGGCCCTAAGGTATGGATTATCCAACTCCAGGGCCATTTTCCGGCACTGATCTTTCCACGGACTATTGACGTTGGAGTCTCTGTAGGCCAAATAAGCAGCCACGGCGGTGGCGATGATCCGAAGTCGTTCTTTGGGCGACAGTGACAAAATAGAAACTGCCCGGTCAATGTGACCGTGGAACACCGCCCAACCAGCTGCCTTTTCATAGAACCCAAGAGACACGAGGATCTCGAGTCGTTCATCAAACTCCTCGTCGCTGAAATACCATCCCAGCACAATCAAACAAAGCTTTCTTTGGGCTTTATGTTCACTGGCACTAGGAATGTGAATGGCTGCAGCCTTCTTGCCTTTTGACAGAACAATGGCCTTGATGGTTTGGGCAAAAAATTGTTCCAGGAGCGGTCCGTCTGTGTTGAACCGTTTGGGGTTGGTCAACTTTTCTATCCCATTCCATATACCTATGACCCCAAGAAACCCAAGATCCACCCCATGTGACACCATTGTTCCCTTGTCTAGAGACTTTTTGGCGAGACTCAACCATTTCCAGGTGTTTCGGAGAGCTAGTTGATTGTCGATATCGTCAATGGACTCAAGAACCCGAATATTGAGCTCGCAGTCGTGGCTATAGCCCAACACGGCTCTACGGCGTATGGTCCAACAGATATCGTTGCGGAGCATGTCCGAGGTGCCAAGCATATTCCACACGGCGGCGTGGTCGTTGAGGTCATGGCCGTTTTCGATGTTATCGGTGTTTTCATCGTCGATTTCGGTGTTTTCGTCACC
Protein-coding regions in this window:
- the PKC1 gene encoding Serine/threonine kinase (EggNog:ENOG503NVXF; COG:T; BUSCO:EOG09260NHN), producing MSQGNSKVLDDIRAKIDRETKLIQGFQSLKRTTTNSEVIQRCNNQIRETQSNIDYLQETLSKLSLQQKQQSEQPPQQQNGHRPVYSRFDLIKYDGPSLGHRIQYMVQQLQFKLQVENQYKAANEKISQLYLMDGDKSSSIAAEGGRVESDQRIQLLNKALKRYQDMHIDVEEVTRDMEMMNTPKYARRPLSGKLYVTITCVRDIDHIASPMFSKRPESLVCVKVDDVERAKTKPSRNGKWNEEFVIDIDKSHELELAVYDKSGSALVPVAVAWALLSDIAEELRKKKVANDGNEGWVTASAASASDYQGPGSGNAFGAGANSGTGSYGDSFGSSNPVPVPSPPVQSTSDSPRVSVSTWINLEPVGQMLVTLSFDKSNSSRKQFMGALGRQGAIRAKKEEVFDQHGHQFVQKQFYNIMCCSLCGEFLRYTGFQCQDCRLLCHRKCYQKVVTKCISKSSADLDSDEAKLNHRIPHRFEPTANRGTKWCCHCGYILPWGRKNVRKCTECGVMCHTQCTHLVPDFCGMSMDMANKILSTIKSTPKPTPKATKPLKSRTGFPPMEPINLGHKALSSVSSDTSGSGSTAVAAPPVSPYQHSLPPTPQHHQFPQHYEKSGGSTEQIGRGVDKFGDPYDEQDRFNHTLPTAIPDQYQVPVSTSEHPYKSQARRPPPPPLQQQQQQEFPGDYTFMSTKSEELLAQPEPSNPFAPEEFDYTHQPEKYASQVPEQLVPAEKKEKSSPHKASRRRRKKVGLDDFQFLAVLGKGNFGKVMLAESRHTNNLCAIKVLKKDFIVENDEAESVKSEKRVFLTANKEMHPFLLNLHCCFQTENRIYFVMEYISGGDLMWHIQNSRFSAKRAKFYACEVLLGLKHFHDNGIVYRDLKLDNILLTSKGHIKIGDYGLCKENMWHKSTTGTFCGTPEFMAPEIVSGKEYTRSVDWWAFGVLLFQMLLCQSPFKGDDEDEIFNAIEHDDVKYPISMPRQTVLILQALLTKDPSMRLGSSERDALEIMEHPYFADVNFDDILSCNIQPPYLPELTSEHDYSNFDKEFTSETPRLTPVDTVLTSEMQEQFRGFSHVSDDAAVV